A single bacterium DNA region contains:
- a CDS encoding Crp/Fnr family transcriptional regulator yields the protein MSAGTREGQVLDRNAADGCAACAGPGSFFSPLSDEEHTLVLARSSQRRCRRGQVLYFQGEELTHLFCVKSGQIKLLKTDARGHETVIRFLGPGDVTGFRPLLAGEATAAAAECVTAVDLCLVPRAVFLKLALESRPFSRHLLALLARELRDSEERWAARAGETASRRVARLLGQLMGHDRAAGPGGVVIEVPKQEIARAVDVTPSTLSRILGRFAERGILQIGTRRLIILAPDRLPDPPD from the coding sequence ATGAGCGCCGGAACAAGGGAGGGGCAGGTGCTCGACCGGAACGCCGCCGACGGGTGCGCGGCCTGCGCCGGCCCCGGCTCCTTCTTCTCGCCGCTGTCCGACGAGGAACACACCCTAGTCCTGGCCCGCTCGTCCCAGCGGCGCTGCAGGCGGGGCCAGGTCCTCTATTTCCAGGGCGAGGAGCTGACCCATCTCTTCTGCGTGAAGAGCGGCCAGATCAAGCTGCTCAAGACCGATGCCCGGGGCCACGAGACGGTCATCCGCTTCCTCGGTCCCGGCGACGTGACGGGCTTCCGCCCGCTGCTGGCGGGGGAGGCCACGGCGGCGGCGGCGGAGTGCGTCACCGCCGTGGACCTCTGCCTGGTGCCGCGCGCCGTCTTTTTGAAGCTGGCCCTGGAAAGCCGTCCCTTCAGCCGCCATCTGTTGGCTTTGCTCGCCCGTGAGCTGCGGGACTCCGAGGAGCGCTGGGCGGCCCGAGCCGGGGAGACGGCCAGCCGCCGGGTGGCCCGCTTGCTGGGCCAGCTGATGGGTCACGACCGAGCGGCCGGGCCGGGCGGCGTGGTCATCGAGGTGCCCAAGCAGGAGATCGCCCGCGCCGTCGATGTCACGCCTTCCACCCTGTCGCGCATCCTGGGTCGCTTCGCCGAGCGGGGCATTCTGCAGATCGGGACCCGCCGTCTGATCATCCTCGCCCCCGACCGCCTGCCGGACCCCCCGGACTAA
- a CDS encoding NADP-dependent isocitrate dehydrogenase produces the protein MAQDKIIYTYTDEAPMLATHSLLPVIRAFTRAAGVEVELRDISLAGRILAAFPDRLTEAQRQADHLAELGELAQRPEANIIKLPNVSASVPQLKEAIRELCSQGYDLPDYPEEPRTEEERELKARYAKVLGSAVNPVLREGNSDRRVARVVKDFARKHPHKLGAWSADSRTHVAHMTGGDFYGNEQSVVLEKACVVRIEHVAADGAVTALKERLPLQAGEVLDATVMSRRALAAFFAEQIEDARRQGVLLSLHLKATMMKVSDPIMFGICVEEFYKPVFARHGEVLARLGVDPGNGLGDLLAKLRQLPDEQRAAVEADIQAVYPQRPPLAMVDSDRGITNLHVPSDIIIDASMPPMIRDSGRMWGPDGQLHDTKAMIPDRCYAGIYQAMIEDCKAHGAFDVATMGNVANVGLMAQKAEEYGSHDKTFRLGAAGVVRVVDETSRVLLEHAVEEGDIWRACQTKDAAIRDWVRLAVARARATGAPAVFWLDEGRAHDANLIRLVRAYLPGHDTAGLELPILPPVEAIRFSMARARAGQDTISVTGNVLRDYLTDLFPIIELGTSAKMLSIVPLLAGGGLYETGAGGSAPKHVQQFVKEGHLRWDSLGEYLALAVSLEDLAGKSGKGRARVLADGLNQAIGHVLENRKSPSRRVHELDNRGGHFYLSHYWAQALAAQELDKDLKERFAPVAATLAEREPRILAELAAAQGKPVELGGYYHPDPERTAAAMRPSHLWNEVIDALA, from the coding sequence ATGGCCCAGGACAAGATCATCTATACCTACACCGACGAAGCCCCCATGCTGGCCACCCACTCGCTGCTGCCCGTCATCCGGGCCTTCACCCGGGCGGCCGGCGTCGAGGTGGAGCTACGCGACATCTCGCTGGCGGGGCGCATTCTCGCCGCCTTCCCCGATCGCTTGACGGAGGCGCAACGCCAAGCCGACCACCTGGCCGAGCTGGGGGAGCTGGCCCAGCGGCCAGAGGCCAACATCATCAAGCTGCCCAACGTGAGCGCCAGCGTGCCGCAGCTCAAGGAGGCCATCCGCGAGCTGTGTTCCCAGGGATACGATCTGCCCGACTACCCCGAGGAGCCGCGCACGGAGGAGGAGCGGGAGCTGAAGGCCCGCTACGCCAAGGTGCTGGGCAGCGCCGTCAACCCCGTCCTGCGCGAGGGCAACAGCGACCGCCGCGTGGCCCGGGTGGTCAAGGATTTCGCTCGCAAGCATCCCCACAAGCTGGGCGCCTGGAGTGCGGACTCCAGGACCCATGTGGCCCACATGACGGGCGGCGATTTCTACGGCAACGAGCAGAGCGTGGTGCTGGAGAAGGCCTGCGTCGTGCGCATCGAGCACGTGGCGGCAGACGGCGCCGTGACGGCGCTGAAGGAAAGGCTGCCCCTGCAGGCCGGGGAGGTGCTGGACGCCACCGTCATGAGCCGCCGCGCCCTGGCCGCCTTCTTCGCCGAGCAGATCGAGGACGCCAGGCGCCAGGGCGTGCTGCTCTCGCTGCACCTCAAAGCCACCATGATGAAGGTGAGCGACCCCATCATGTTCGGCATCTGCGTCGAGGAGTTCTACAAGCCGGTCTTCGCCCGGCACGGCGAAGTGCTCGCCCGTCTGGGCGTGGACCCCGGCAACGGGCTGGGCGACCTCCTTGCCAAACTCAGGCAGTTGCCCGACGAGCAGCGCGCCGCCGTGGAGGCGGACATCCAGGCCGTCTACCCCCAGCGCCCGCCCCTGGCCATGGTCGACAGCGATCGGGGCATCACCAACCTGCATGTGCCCAGCGACATCATCATCGACGCCTCGATGCCGCCCATGATCCGCGACTCGGGCCGGATGTGGGGGCCGGACGGCCAGCTGCACGACACCAAGGCGATGATCCCCGACCGCTGCTACGCCGGCATCTACCAGGCCATGATCGAGGATTGCAAGGCGCACGGGGCCTTCGATGTGGCGACCATGGGCAACGTCGCCAACGTGGGTCTCATGGCGCAGAAGGCGGAGGAGTACGGCTCCCATGACAAGACCTTCCGCCTGGGGGCGGCCGGCGTGGTGCGCGTGGTGGACGAGACCAGCCGGGTGCTGCTGGAGCATGCCGTCGAGGAGGGGGACATCTGGCGGGCCTGCCAGACCAAGGACGCGGCCATCCGCGACTGGGTGCGCCTCGCCGTGGCCCGCGCCCGCGCCACCGGCGCGCCGGCCGTCTTCTGGCTGGACGAGGGGCGCGCCCACGACGCCAACCTGATCCGCCTGGTGCGCGCCTATCTGCCCGGGCACGACACGGCGGGTCTCGAGCTGCCCATCCTCCCCCCCGTCGAGGCGATCAGGTTCTCCATGGCGCGGGCGCGGGCCGGCCAGGACACCATCAGCGTGACGGGCAACGTGCTGCGCGACTACCTGACGGACCTCTTTCCCATCATCGAACTGGGCACCAGCGCCAAGATGCTCTCCATCGTGCCCCTGCTGGCGGGCGGCGGGCTCTATGAGACGGGTGCGGGCGGAAGCGCGCCCAAGCACGTGCAGCAGTTCGTCAAGGAGGGCCATCTGCGCTGGGACAGCCTGGGCGAGTACTTGGCCCTGGCGGTCTCCCTTGAGGATCTGGCCGGCAAGAGCGGCAAGGGGCGGGCCAGGGTGCTGGCGGATGGATTGAACCAGGCGATCGGCCACGTGCTGGAGAACCGCAAGTCGCCCTCCCGCCGTGTCCACGAGCTGGACAACCGCGGCGGCCACTTCTACCTCTCCCATTACTGGGCCCAGGCCCTGGCGGCCCAGGAGCTGGACAAGGACTTGAAGGAACGCTTTGCGCCGGTGGCCGCCACGCTGGCGGAGCGGGAGCCCAGAATCCTGGCCGAGCTGGCCGCGGCGCAGGGCAAGCCCGTGGAGTTGGGCGGCTACTACCACCCGGATCCCGAGCGGACGGCGGCGGCCATGCGTCCCAGCCATCTTTGGAACGAGGTGATCGACGCCCTCGCCTGA
- the ltrA gene encoding group II intron reverse transcriptase/maturase — translation MDSLTKGGSARGTRFLRTNWDAIRERLLSGTCQPSPVKEALIPKGKGEMRRLGIPTVLDRFIQQALLQVLQPLFDPTFSRHSYGFRPGRSSREAIRAAQRHIQDGKRWVVDTDLETFFDRVNHDVLMGRLAARNSDRRVLGLIRRYLKAGLLSGGVVVERHEGTPQGGPLSPLLANVLLDEVDRELEGRGHAFIRYADDCNVHVRSRRAGDRVMGWLRRLFTGLHLKVNEAKSAVDLATRRKVLGYSFWLGPGGVVKRRVAKKAQDTAQDKLKERVRHTTRRRGGRSLVHVVRELRSYLPGWKAYYRLADTPKVFAALDEWIRHRLRALQLKHWKRGRTTFRQLRQLGLSQDEAARVAACTRSLWRNPALLAGMLLNKVLPIRFFDELGLPRLAT, via the coding sequence ATGGACAGTCTTACGAAAGGCGGGTCCGCCCGGGGGACCCGCTTTTTGCGGACGAACTGGGACGCGATCCGGGAGCGCTTGCTGTCGGGCACCTGCCAGCCGTCACCGGTGAAGGAGGCGCTCATCCCGAAAGGCAAGGGCGAGATGCGCCGCTTGGGCATCCCGACCGTGCTGGACCGTTTCATCCAGCAGGCCCTGCTTCAGGTCCTGCAGCCGCTGTTCGACCCGACCTTCTCGCGGCACAGTTACGGCTTTCGTCCAGGGAGAAGCTCGCGCGAGGCGATCCGCGCCGCGCAGCGGCACATCCAGGACGGCAAGCGCTGGGTGGTGGACACGGACCTGGAGACCTTCTTCGACCGGGTCAACCACGACGTGCTGATGGGACGGCTCGCGGCTCGGAATTCGGATCGCCGGGTGTTGGGACTGATTCGCCGCTACTTGAAGGCCGGGCTGCTGTCCGGCGGGGTGGTGGTGGAACGGCACGAAGGCACGCCGCAGGGCGGGCCCTTGTCACCGCTTCTGGCCAATGTGCTGCTGGACGAGGTGGACCGGGAGCTGGAAGGCCGGGGCCACGCCTTCATCCGCTACGCGGACGACTGCAACGTCCATGTGCGAAGCCGTCGGGCCGGGGATCGGGTGATGGGCTGGTTGCGGCGGCTGTTCACGGGACTCCATCTGAAGGTGAACGAGGCCAAGAGCGCGGTGGATCTGGCGACACGCCGCAAGGTGCTGGGTTACAGCTTCTGGCTGGGACCCGGCGGAGTGGTGAAGCGCCGGGTGGCCAAGAAAGCCCAGGACACAGCCCAGGACAAACTGAAGGAGCGGGTGCGTCACACGACGCGGCGCAGGGGAGGGCGGAGTCTGGTCCACGTGGTGCGGGAACTGAGGAGCTACCTGCCGGGATGGAAGGCGTACTACCGTCTGGCAGACACGCCCAAGGTCTTTGCTGCGCTGGATGAGTGGATCCGCCACCGGCTGCGGGCACTGCAACTCAAACACTGGAAGCGGGGCAGGACCACCTTTCGGCAGCTGCGTCAACTGGGACTGTCCCAGGATGAAGCAGCGAGAGTGGCGGCCTGCACACGCAGCTTGTGGAGGAATCCGGCCCTGCTTGCAGGCATGCTCCTGAACAAGGTCCTGCCGATCCGTTTCTTCGACGAGCTGGGGCTACCCCGGCTCGCCACGTGA
- a CDS encoding ferritin family protein, with the protein MSGRELEFKTVEDVFKYAIMVESRGHEFYRATAEKTANETARRFFEEFAKEELDHKRILADLYKTWRDKATWDEEILHSGRPHGFDIHDPILSEAFKKSLSTTHFDTTALDIAIVLEREARDFYTKAAQKVEDPELRKILTWLAQFEDEHYDTMVKLHESLRAEYWHDNNFWPF; encoded by the coding sequence ATGAGCGGACGGGAGCTGGAATTCAAGACGGTGGAGGATGTCTTCAAATACGCCATCATGGTGGAGAGTCGCGGCCACGAGTTCTACCGGGCCACGGCAGAGAAGACAGCCAACGAGACGGCGCGCCGCTTCTTCGAGGAGTTTGCCAAGGAGGAGTTGGACCACAAGCGCATCTTGGCGGACCTGTACAAGACATGGCGGGACAAGGCCACCTGGGATGAGGAGATCCTGCACAGCGGACGTCCCCACGGCTTCGACATCCATGATCCCATCCTGAGCGAGGCTTTCAAGAAGAGCCTGAGCACCACCCATTTCGACACCACCGCCCTGGACATCGCCATCGTGCTGGAGCGGGAGGCGCGCGATTTCTACACCAAGGCGGCGCAGAAGGTGGAAGACCCCGAGCTGCGCAAGATCCTCACCTGGTTGGCCCAGTTCGAGGACGAGCACTACGACACCATGGTCAAGCTGCACGAGTCGCTGCGGGCCGAATACTGGCACGACAACAACTTTTGGCCGTTCTAG
- a CDS encoding DEAD/DEAH box helicase gives MTFTSLSLHPSLLKSVRELGFTRPTPIQAEAIPPGLAGRDLLACAMTGSGKTAAFLLPIIHQLIDRPRRTTRALILTPTRELAAQILEDFNALAVHTPVTGAAVFGGVGMGPQEHAFRCGTDLIVATPGRLLDHFKSPYARLPGIEFLVLDEADRMLDMGFLPDIRRVLKHLPPRRQTLFFSATMPPPIAKLAQEMLQRPAMINLQRQAAPAVGITQAVYPVPQELKGALFLELLKRGVMREALVFTRTKHRADRLAKFLDRNGIVADRIHGNRSQAQRTATLASFKKGETRVLVATDIVARGIDISELGHVVNFDVPVVPEDYIHRVGRTARAEATGDAFTFVAPEEEGDLRRIEGAVGKRLPRVLLPDFDYQAKTGEKLEVPLAERIAQIRAEKAAARERSREKEARRLEAQAALEERARQKAAAQAARNASAPRKPGMKVTVLTQSRPVTGQSAVRQGSSASDAPRARPKRRRRRPAQG, from the coding sequence ATGACCTTCACATCCCTTTCCCTGCACCCGTCCCTGCTCAAAAGCGTGCGCGAGCTGGGCTTCACGCGACCCACGCCCATCCAGGCGGAGGCGATTCCCCCCGGCCTGGCCGGACGCGATCTGCTGGCTTGCGCCATGACGGGCAGCGGCAAGACGGCGGCCTTCCTGCTGCCCATCATCCACCAGCTCATCGACCGCCCGCGGCGCACGACCCGCGCGCTGATCCTCACGCCGACCCGTGAGCTGGCGGCGCAGATCCTGGAGGATTTCAACGCCCTGGCAGTGCACACGCCAGTGACTGGCGCGGCCGTCTTCGGCGGGGTGGGGATGGGGCCGCAGGAGCACGCCTTCCGCTGTGGCACCGATCTGATCGTGGCCACGCCGGGTCGTCTGCTCGACCACTTCAAGTCACCCTACGCCCGCCTGCCCGGCATCGAGTTCCTCGTCCTGGACGAGGCCGACCGCATGCTCGACATGGGTTTCCTGCCCGACATCCGGCGCGTGCTCAAACACCTGCCGCCGCGGCGGCAGACCCTTTTCTTCTCCGCCACCATGCCGCCTCCCATCGCCAAGCTGGCGCAGGAGATGCTGCAGCGACCCGCCATGATCAACCTGCAGCGGCAGGCCGCTCCCGCCGTGGGGATCACCCAGGCCGTCTATCCCGTACCCCAGGAGTTGAAAGGCGCCCTCTTCCTGGAACTGCTGAAGCGGGGCGTGATGCGGGAAGCCCTTGTCTTCACGCGGACCAAGCATCGGGCCGACCGCCTGGCCAAGTTCCTCGACCGCAACGGCATCGTGGCCGACCGCATCCACGGCAACCGCTCCCAGGCCCAGCGCACGGCCACCCTGGCCTCCTTCAAGAAAGGGGAGACGCGGGTGCTGGTGGCAACGGACATCGTGGCGCGGGGCATCGACATCAGCGAACTGGGCCACGTGGTCAATTTCGACGTGCCCGTCGTGCCGGAGGACTACATCCACCGGGTGGGCCGCACGGCGCGGGCCGAGGCGACGGGGGACGCCTTCACCTTTGTCGCCCCCGAGGAGGAGGGCGACCTGCGCCGCATCGAGGGGGCGGTGGGCAAGCGCCTGCCCCGCGTCCTCCTGCCGGACTTCGACTACCAGGCCAAGACCGGCGAGAAGCTGGAAGTGCCGCTGGCGGAACGCATCGCCCAGATCCGGGCCGAGAAGGCGGCGGCGCGGGAGCGCTCACGGGAGAAAGAGGCGCGGCGCCTGGAAGCCCAGGCCGCCCTGGAGGAACGGGCGCGCCAGAAGGCGGCCGCCCAGGCCGCCCGCAACGCCTCCGCCCCGCGCAAGCCGGGGATGAAGGTCACGGTCCTCACCCAGTCCCGGCCTGTCACCGGCCAATCCGCCGTGCGCCAGGGTTCCAGCGCCAGCGACGCGCCCCGCGCCCGGCCCAAGCGGCGGAGAAGGCGGCCGGCGCAAGGCTGA
- a CDS encoding nucleotidyl transferase AbiEii/AbiGii toxin family protein, whose product MLHPEALTVETAQVAAPLCQVLAGSLFVLAGGTALALQLGHRLSVDLDWFCPPSAWPPDLMKRLSALDLPLVPIAETEGTVHLLVQGVRCSFLAVPVEFGAPLARLHGMPLATPSDIGAMKLVAVSQRGARKDFVDLHALLEREDFPALATRLYTLYTSPPPNPVHVAKSLVWFEDAERDPMPRLLGERPWPVIKAWFEKRAKLHTAWLQQAASQAES is encoded by the coding sequence TTGCTGCATCCTGAGGCGCTGACGGTGGAGACGGCCCAGGTGGCCGCTCCCCTGTGTCAGGTCCTGGCCGGGTCCCTTTTCGTCCTGGCGGGGGGCACCGCCCTGGCGCTGCAGCTGGGTCATCGCCTGTCCGTGGACCTGGATTGGTTCTGTCCGCCGTCAGCCTGGCCGCCGGATCTGATGAAGCGCCTTTCCGCCCTGGACCTTCCCCTGGTTCCCATTGCGGAGACAGAGGGCACGGTCCATCTCCTGGTGCAGGGGGTGCGTTGCAGTTTTCTGGCCGTGCCCGTGGAATTCGGTGCGCCCCTGGCACGGCTGCACGGCATGCCATTGGCGACACCGTCCGACATCGGCGCCATGAAGCTTGTGGCGGTCAGCCAACGGGGCGCTCGCAAAGACTTCGTGGACCTGCATGCCTTGCTGGAAAGGGAGGATTTCCCCGCCCTGGCCACCCGACTTTATACTCTTTACACAAGCCCCCCGCCCAATCCCGTGCATGTGGCCAAGTCCCTCGTCTGGTTCGAGGACGCGGAGCGCGATCCCATGCCCAGGTTGCTGGGGGAGCGGCCCTGGCCCGTGATCAAGGCCTGGTTCGAAAAGCGGGCCAAGCTTCACACCGCCTGGTTGCAGCAGGCGGCGTCACAGGCGGAAAGCTGA
- a CDS encoding multiheme c-type cytochrome, with product MKKWLKPLPGIVLTAALMVGCAGDDGAAGPQGPQGPQGPQGPQGDAGQDGQNYQAWAWVGSNGSSCYGCHSGKVQDWMGTGHPNAFTTLVTAGQSNNPYCLQCHTVGWDAPVAFGDTTVTDHGLDHSGYDDFWPAQNTDDTARLHALEGVQCENCHGSMGPGIYQHNPQVSLATRFENGQSLSPCASCHGEQMAQWHEGAHGSYYERTGHTVEEYAAEWNRTACWECHGAEGFISKFDPDYAGMLPGATLDLVGCVACHDPHNATNTAQLRTMADFSVVYDVVPATFTGRGASQLCAQCHHARRTVANVNSQIFNNGTLRGPHESPQMDMMLGAGSYEIPGYTYTRTATHNVIQNPCVTCHMEVTSPHGYPLHDHTFHATTTACTGCHPGLTNFDFNGGQTAISNLMGQIEAHFGATGDQLSDTVWNAQLTAREREAVYAYLYVKNDGSRGVHNPNYARTLLQNALHYLQNP from the coding sequence ATGAAGAAATGGTTGAAGCCGCTACCCGGCATCGTGCTGACCGCCGCATTGATGGTGGGCTGTGCCGGCGATGACGGCGCCGCAGGACCGCAAGGACCGCAGGGGCCCCAGGGTCCGCAAGGACCCCAGGGAGACGCGGGTCAGGATGGCCAGAACTACCAGGCCTGGGCCTGGGTGGGCTCCAACGGCAGCTCGTGTTATGGCTGCCATTCGGGCAAGGTGCAGGATTGGATGGGCACGGGTCATCCCAATGCATTCACCACCCTGGTGACGGCGGGCCAGAGCAACAATCCCTATTGCTTGCAGTGCCACACGGTGGGCTGGGACGCGCCGGTGGCCTTCGGCGACACCACGGTGACGGACCACGGCCTGGACCACAGCGGCTATGACGACTTCTGGCCCGCCCAGAACACTGACGACACCGCCCGTCTGCACGCCCTGGAGGGTGTCCAGTGCGAAAACTGCCACGGCTCCATGGGCCCGGGCATCTATCAGCACAACCCGCAGGTTTCGCTGGCCACTCGGTTTGAGAATGGCCAGTCGTTGTCCCCCTGCGCCTCCTGCCACGGCGAGCAAATGGCGCAGTGGCATGAAGGCGCCCACGGTTCGTATTACGAGCGGACAGGCCACACAGTGGAGGAGTACGCGGCCGAGTGGAACAGGACCGCGTGCTGGGAATGCCACGGCGCCGAGGGCTTCATCTCCAAGTTCGACCCTGACTATGCCGGCATGCTGCCGGGTGCGACCCTGGACTTGGTGGGCTGCGTGGCTTGCCATGACCCGCACAACGCCACCAACACGGCCCAGTTGCGCACTATGGCGGACTTCTCCGTGGTCTATGACGTGGTGCCCGCCACCTTCACCGGCCGCGGCGCCAGCCAGCTCTGCGCCCAGTGCCACCACGCCCGCCGCACGGTGGCCAACGTCAACTCGCAGATCTTCAACAACGGCACCCTCCGCGGTCCGCACGAGAGTCCGCAGATGGACATGATGCTGGGCGCCGGCAGCTATGAGATCCCGGGCTACACCTACACGCGGACGGCCACCCACAACGTGATCCAGAACCCCTGCGTGACCTGCCACATGGAAGTGACCAGCCCGCATGGCTACCCGCTGCATGACCACACCTTCCATGCCACCACCACGGCCTGCACGGGCTGCCATCCTGGCCTGACCAACTTCGATTTCAATGGCGGGCAGACGGCCATCAGCAACCTCATGGGGCAGATCGAGGCCCACTTCGGCGCCACCGGCGACCAGCTCTCCGACACGGTCTGGAATGCCCAGTTGACGGCCCGGGAGCGCGAAGCGGTCTATGCCTACCTCTACGTCAAGAACGACGGCAGCCGGGGCGTCCACAACCCCAACTACGCGCGCACCTTGCTTCAGAACGCCCTGCACTACCTGCAGAATCCCTGA
- a CDS encoding lipocalin family protein has product MSRVKADYSHEGGRIRVVNRGHEAASGRWKEAVGRARPAGEAGEGRLQISFFGPFWGACNTSPLKTIIQRHWRAGHPASGCGSWPVAPPWTKGCGGAIWSWPAAWAIPWMS; this is encoded by the coding sequence CTGAGCCGCGTCAAGGCGGACTATTCCCACGAGGGAGGCCGCATCCGCGTGGTCAACCGCGGCCATGAGGCCGCCTCGGGCCGCTGGAAGGAGGCGGTGGGCAGAGCCAGGCCGGCGGGCGAAGCCGGCGAGGGGCGGCTCCAGATTTCGTTTTTCGGGCCCTTCTGGGGCGCCTGCAACACATCGCCCTTGAAGACGATCATTCAGCGGCACTGGCGTGCGGGCCATCCCGCAAGTGGCTGTGGATCCTGGCCCGTGGCGCCACCCTGGACGAAGGGGTGCGGGGGCGCAATCTGGAGCTGGCCCGCGGCCTGGGCTATCCCGTGGATGAGCTGA
- a CDS encoding poly-gamma-glutamate hydrolase family protein, with translation MGRPLNSFAELSAAWREGTDYRRCWRRRNSSLLVVAPHGGRLEAGTDRIAVAMAGGRHSLYLFQACRPHGNPDLHLASDRFDDPLCLELAATHDWVLTVHGCGGGGEVVYLGGRDLVLKERLAAACRGVGLETVTEGHPWPGRRRLNICNRGRRGMGVQVELTRALRLGERRRILVQALQEALP, from the coding sequence ATCGGTAGGCCACTCAACAGCTTCGCCGAACTGAGCGCCGCCTGGCGGGAGGGGACGGACTACCGTCGCTGCTGGCGGAGGCGGAACAGCTCCCTGCTGGTCGTCGCCCCCCACGGTGGGCGCCTGGAGGCGGGCACGGACCGCATCGCCGTCGCCATGGCCGGCGGCCGCCACAGCCTCTACCTCTTCCAGGCCTGTCGTCCCCACGGCAATCCCGACCTGCACCTGGCCAGCGATCGCTTCGACGACCCCCTTTGCCTGGAGCTGGCGGCCACCCACGATTGGGTGCTCACCGTGCATGGCTGCGGCGGCGGGGGCGAGGTGGTCTATCTGGGCGGTCGGGACCTGGTTCTGAAGGAGCGTCTGGCCGCGGCCTGCCGAGGGGTCGGTCTCGAGACGGTCACGGAGGGGCATCCCTGGCCGGGGCGTCGCCGGCTCAACATCTGCAACCGGGGAAGACGTGGCATGGGCGTGCAGGTGGAACTGACCCGGGCCCTGCGCCTGGGAGAGCGGCGGCGCATCCTGGTGCAGGCCTTGCAGGAGGCTTTGCCATGA
- a CDS encoding nitrous oxide-stimulated promoter family protein, giving the protein MDDPTHDSPLPPPRIRREMRTVALMIELYCRAHHDGRSGPCAECDPLRAYAHQRLAVCRYGAAKPACNKCPVHCYKPAMRERIRRVMRFAGPRMIWRHPMLALIHLLESRRPVPEGTFQQRLLAEADEA; this is encoded by the coding sequence ATGGATGATCCGACGCACGACAGCCCGCTTCCGCCGCCCCGCATCCGGCGCGAGATGAGGACGGTGGCCCTCATGATCGAGCTCTACTGCCGTGCCCACCACGACGGGCGGAGCGGGCCTTGCGCCGAGTGCGATCCGCTGCGGGCCTACGCCCACCAGCGGCTGGCGGTCTGCCGCTACGGCGCGGCCAAGCCCGCCTGCAACAAGTGTCCCGTGCATTGTTACAAGCCGGCCATGCGGGAGCGGATCCGCCGGGTGATGCGCTTCGCCGGGCCGCGCATGATCTGGCGACATCCCATGTTGGCCCTCATCCACCTGCTGGAATCCCGCCGTCCGGTGCCGGAAGGCACCTTCCAACAACGCCTGCTGGCGGAGGCCGACGAGGCCTGA